From a region of the Halomonas sp. HL-93 genome:
- a CDS encoding SDR family NAD(P)-dependent oxidoreductase, translating to MARNWLVTGASRGLGMEIARAALAAGETVVATARSANDITETLGPNSRLHALALDITDEDAAVAVAQEAVNRLGTIDVLVNNAGQAQLGWFETISSAQVRRQFEVNVFGTMNVTRAVVPHMRARQSGLIVTISSVNGLLANPGGSVYASSKFAIEGWIEGFAQELAPLNIKSMVVEPGMLRTDFLDDKSAEHGDIDVPDYAEATQQFRSFIAAANHNQPGDPAMLAERIVSLGMSNEPPARFVFGDDAQEWATDKVNRLKMEIEQSVNIANGN from the coding sequence ATGGCTAGAAACTGGCTCGTCACCGGCGCAAGCCGTGGATTGGGTATGGAGATCGCCCGGGCGGCGCTTGCTGCTGGTGAAACCGTCGTCGCCACGGCTCGGTCTGCCAACGACATTACGGAAACACTTGGACCCAACAGCAGACTACACGCGCTGGCACTCGATATTACGGACGAAGATGCGGCCGTCGCCGTGGCACAGGAGGCAGTGAATAGGCTTGGCACGATCGACGTGTTGGTCAACAACGCAGGCCAAGCACAGCTCGGCTGGTTTGAGACGATCAGCAGCGCACAAGTACGGCGCCAGTTCGAGGTGAATGTTTTCGGCACGATGAACGTAACCCGAGCTGTAGTGCCACACATGCGTGCGCGCCAGTCAGGCCTCATCGTTACCATCTCCTCCGTTAACGGGCTGCTCGCAAACCCGGGAGGATCCGTCTACGCATCGTCAAAATTTGCCATTGAGGGCTGGATCGAGGGATTTGCACAGGAGCTGGCACCCCTCAATATTAAATCGATGGTGGTTGAGCCGGGAATGCTGCGTACGGATTTCCTTGACGACAAGTCAGCCGAGCACGGTGATATCGACGTTCCCGATTATGCAGAAGCGACCCAGCAGTTTCGCTCGTTTATCGCCGCCGCCAACCATAATCAGCCTGGTGACCCGGCCATGCTCGCAGAACGAATCGTCTCCCTCGGCATGTCGAACGAGCCACCCGCCCGTTTCGTCTTTGGTGACGATGCACAGGAGTGGGCCACCGACAAGGTAAATCGCCTCAAAATGGAGATCGAACAATCGGTTAATATCGCGAACGGGAATTAA